One segment of Enterobacter ludwigii DNA contains the following:
- a CDS encoding RNA polymerase sigma factor FliA: MNSLYTAEGVMDKHSLWQRYVPLVRHEALRLQVRLPASVELDDLLQAGGIGLLNAVDRYDALQGTAFTTYAVQRIRGAMLDELRSRDWVPRSVRRNAREVAHAMGQLEQELGRNATETEVAERLGIAVEEYRQMLLDTNNSQLFSYDEWREEHGDSIELVTDEHQQENPLHHLMEGNLRQRVMEAIEALPEREQLVLTLYYQEELNLKEIGAVLEVGESRVSQLHSQAIKRLRTKLGKL, from the coding sequence GTGAATTCACTCTATACCGCTGAAGGTGTAATGGATAAACACTCGCTGTGGCAGCGTTATGTCCCACTGGTGCGTCACGAAGCATTGCGCCTCCAGGTGCGTTTGCCGGCGAGCGTGGAACTTGACGATCTGCTACAGGCGGGCGGTATCGGGTTATTGAATGCAGTTGACCGATACGACGCTCTGCAAGGAACGGCATTTACGACTTACGCAGTTCAGCGTATTCGTGGTGCGATGCTGGATGAGCTGCGCAGCCGCGACTGGGTGCCGCGCAGTGTTCGCCGCAACGCGCGCGAAGTGGCGCATGCGATGGGGCAGCTGGAACAGGAACTGGGACGTAACGCAACGGAAACAGAAGTGGCGGAACGTCTTGGCATTGCTGTTGAAGAGTATCGTCAGATGTTGCTCGATACCAATAATAGCCAACTCTTCTCTTATGACGAGTGGCGAGAAGAGCATGGCGATAGCATCGAGCTGGTGACGGATGAGCATCAGCAAGAAAACCCGTTACACCATTTAATGGAAGGTAATTTACGCCAGCGCGTAATGGAAGCGATTGAGGCTTTACCTGAGCGCGAACAGCTGGTGTTGACCCTCTATTATCAGGAAGAGCTTAATCTCAAAGAGATTGGCGCTGTTCTGGAAGTGGGGGAGTCTCGGGTAAGCCAGTTGCACAGCCAGGCCATTAAACGTTTACGCACAAAGCTGGGTAAGTTATAG
- the sdiA gene encoding transcriptional regulator SdiA yields MKDSDFFTWRRECSLRFQKLTCADEVYQELQRQTQALEFDYYALCVRHPVPFTRPKISVHTTYPPQWQAQYQSKNYFAIDPVLKPENFIQGHLPWTDELFADAEELWHSAREHGLRTGITQCLMLPNHALGFLSVSRTSMLESPLDHEEIELRLQLLVQVALTSLIRFEDEMVMPPEMKFSKREREILKWTAEGKTSAEIAIILSISENTVNFHQKNMQKKFNAPNKTQIACYAAATGLI; encoded by the coding sequence ATGAAGGATTCAGACTTTTTCACCTGGCGACGGGAATGCTCCCTCCGGTTTCAGAAATTGACCTGTGCCGACGAGGTATATCAGGAACTTCAGCGACAAACTCAGGCGCTAGAATTTGATTATTACGCACTCTGCGTACGCCATCCCGTGCCTTTTACGCGGCCTAAGATTTCTGTGCATACCACTTATCCGCCACAGTGGCAGGCGCAATATCAGTCGAAGAATTATTTCGCCATTGACCCGGTGTTAAAACCGGAGAATTTCATCCAGGGGCATTTACCCTGGACTGACGAATTATTCGCGGATGCTGAGGAATTATGGCATAGCGCACGGGAGCACGGCTTACGTACAGGAATAACGCAGTGTCTGATGCTGCCGAATCATGCTCTCGGTTTTCTGTCGGTTTCTCGTACTAGCATGCTGGAGAGCCCGTTAGACCACGAGGAAATAGAGCTGCGGTTACAACTGCTGGTGCAAGTGGCCTTAACATCGTTGATTCGATTTGAAGATGAGATGGTGATGCCGCCTGAGATGAAATTCAGCAAACGTGAACGGGAAATTCTTAAATGGACCGCGGAAGGGAAGACCTCGGCGGAAATTGCGATCATTCTCTCCATCTCAGAGAATACGGTTAACTTTCATCAGAAGAATATGCAGAAGAAATTCAATGCGCCTAACAAGACGCAGATCGCGTGTTACGCGGCGGCGACCGGGCTTATTTGA
- the uvrC gene encoding excinuclease ABC subunit UvrC — protein sequence MSDVFDSKAFLKTVTSQPGVYRMYDAGGTVIYVGKAKDLKKRLSSYFRSNLASRKTEALVALIQNIDVTVTHTETEALLLEHNYIKLYQPRYNVLLRDDKSYPFIFLSGDTHPRLAMHRGAKHAKGEYFGPFPNGYAVRETLALLQKIFPVRQCENSVYRNRSRPCLQYQIGRCLGPCVAGLVSEDEYAQQVEYVRLFLAGKDDQVLTQLIARMEKASAALEFEEAARIRDQIQAVRRVTEKQFVSNTGDDLDVIGVAFDAGMACVHVLFIRQGKVLGSRSYFPKVPGGTELGEVVETFVGQFYLQGSQMRTLPSEILLDFNLDDKTLLADSLSELAGRRVNVQTKPRGDRARYLKLARTNAATALTTKLSQQSTVHQRLTALATLLKLPEVKRMECFDISHTMGEQTVASCVVFDANGPLRAEYRRYNITGITPGDDYAAMNQVLRRRYGKAIEESKIPDVILIDGGKGQLGQAKAVFDSLDVSWDKNHPLLLGVAKGADRKAGLETLFFEPEGEGFSLPPDSPALHVIQHIRDESHDHAISGHRKKRAKVKNTSTLETIEGVGPKRRQMLLKYMGGLQGLLNASMEEIAKVPGISQALAEKIYYSLKH from the coding sequence GTGAGTGATGTGTTCGATTCAAAAGCATTTCTGAAAACCGTAACCAGCCAGCCTGGCGTCTATCGTATGTATGACGCTGGCGGTACGGTTATCTACGTGGGGAAAGCGAAAGATCTCAAAAAGCGCCTCTCCAGCTATTTTCGCAGTAACCTTGCCTCCCGCAAGACCGAAGCACTGGTCGCACTCATACAGAATATTGATGTTACCGTCACGCATACCGAGACCGAAGCGCTGCTGCTTGAGCATAACTATATTAAGCTCTATCAGCCGCGCTACAACGTGCTGTTACGCGATGATAAATCCTATCCGTTCATCTTCCTGAGTGGTGATACGCACCCCCGGCTTGCTATGCACCGCGGTGCAAAACATGCCAAGGGTGAATATTTCGGCCCGTTTCCCAACGGCTATGCCGTACGTGAGACGCTGGCGCTGCTGCAAAAAATCTTCCCTGTTCGCCAGTGTGAAAACAGTGTCTATCGCAATCGCTCGCGCCCGTGTCTGCAGTACCAGATTGGCCGCTGTCTGGGGCCATGCGTTGCCGGGCTGGTGAGTGAAGACGAGTATGCGCAGCAGGTCGAGTATGTGCGCCTGTTTTTAGCCGGGAAAGACGATCAGGTATTAACGCAGCTGATCGCCCGGATGGAGAAAGCCAGTGCAGCGCTGGAGTTCGAAGAGGCCGCGCGGATCCGCGACCAAATCCAGGCGGTGCGCAGAGTCACTGAGAAACAGTTCGTCTCGAACACCGGTGACGATCTCGATGTGATCGGCGTTGCCTTTGACGCCGGCATGGCCTGCGTGCATGTGCTGTTTATTCGTCAGGGTAAAGTGCTCGGGAGCCGCAGCTATTTCCCGAAAGTGCCGGGGGGGACGGAGCTGGGTGAGGTGGTTGAAACCTTCGTCGGCCAGTTCTATCTGCAGGGGAGTCAGATGCGCACGCTGCCATCGGAGATCCTGCTTGATTTCAATCTCGACGATAAAACGCTTTTGGCGGATTCGCTGTCAGAACTGGCTGGTCGTCGGGTTAACGTGCAGACCAAACCGCGCGGTGACCGCGCGCGTTACCTGAAGCTTGCCCGGACCAACGCGGCGACGGCGCTTACTACAAAACTGTCCCAGCAATCGACGGTCCACCAGCGTTTAACGGCACTGGCTACGCTCCTGAAGCTGCCGGAGGTTAAACGGATGGAGTGCTTCGACATCAGCCACACGATGGGCGAGCAGACCGTGGCCTCCTGCGTGGTGTTTGATGCTAACGGCCCGCTGCGCGCGGAATATCGTCGCTATAACATCACCGGGATCACGCCGGGTGATGACTATGCAGCCATGAACCAGGTGCTGCGCCGTCGCTACGGTAAAGCCATCGAAGAGAGCAAAATCCCGGATGTGATACTGATTGACGGCGGGAAAGGGCAGCTCGGGCAGGCGAAAGCGGTCTTTGACTCACTTGATGTGAGCTGGGATAAAAACCATCCGTTGCTGCTGGGCGTGGCAAAAGGGGCCGATCGTAAAGCCGGTCTGGAGACGCTCTTCTTTGAACCGGAAGGGGAGGGCTTCAGTCTGCCGCCGGATTCTCCGGCACTGCATGTTATCCAGCATATCCGCGATGAGTCACACGATCACGCCATCAGCGGGCACCGGAAAAAACGGGCGAAGGTAAAAAACACCAGTACGCTTGAGACCATCGAAGGCGTCGGGCCAAAACGCAGGCAGATGTTGCTTAAATATATGGGCGGATTGCAAGGATTACTCAATGCCAGCATGGAGGAAATTGCAAAAGTGCCGGGTATTTCGCAAGCGCTGGCAGAAAAGATCTACTACTCGTTGAAACATTGA
- a CDS encoding DUF2594 family protein — MSTPEFATAENNQELAQEVNCLKSLLTLMLQAMGQADAGRVIIKMEKQIAQMEDQAESAVFANTVKQIKQAYRQ, encoded by the coding sequence ATGAGCACACCTGAATTTGCCACTGCGGAGAATAACCAGGAACTGGCACAGGAAGTAAACTGCCTGAAATCGCTGCTAACGCTGATGCTACAGGCGATGGGCCAGGCTGACGCCGGTCGTGTGATCATTAAAATGGAAAAACAAATCGCGCAGATGGAAGACCAGGCTGAATCCGCGGTATTTGCCAACACCGTTAAGCAAATTAAACAAGCCTACCGCCAGTAA
- the tcyN gene encoding L-cystine ABC transporter ATP-binding protein TcyN yields the protein MSAIDVKNLVKKFHGQTVLHGIDLEVEQGEVVAIIGPSGSGKTTLLRSINLLEQPEEGTIRVGNITIDTGKSISQQKGLIRQLRQHVGFVFQNFNLFPHRTVLENIIEGPVIVKGEAKEDATVRARELLAKVGLAGKETSYPRRLSGGQQQRVAIARALAMRPDVILFDEPTSALDPELVGEVLNTIRQLAQEKRTMVIVTHEMSFARDVADRAIFMDQGRIVEQGPAKHLFANPQQPRTRQFLEKFLMQ from the coding sequence ATGAGTGCTATCGACGTTAAAAACCTGGTGAAAAAATTCCACGGTCAAACGGTGCTCCACGGGATTGATCTGGAGGTAGAGCAGGGCGAAGTGGTCGCCATTATCGGCCCGAGTGGTTCCGGGAAAACAACGCTGCTGCGCAGCATCAACCTGCTTGAACAGCCTGAAGAAGGCACGATTCGGGTGGGGAATATTACGATTGATACCGGCAAATCCATCAGCCAGCAAAAAGGTCTGATTCGCCAGTTGCGCCAGCATGTGGGCTTTGTTTTCCAGAACTTCAATCTCTTCCCACACCGGACGGTGCTGGAGAACATCATTGAAGGCCCGGTCATTGTAAAAGGGGAAGCCAAAGAGGACGCGACGGTTCGCGCGCGCGAGTTGCTCGCAAAAGTCGGGCTGGCCGGTAAAGAAACCAGCTACCCGCGCCGCCTGTCAGGCGGTCAGCAGCAGCGTGTGGCGATTGCCCGCGCGCTGGCGATGCGCCCGGATGTGATCCTCTTTGATGAACCGACCTCTGCGCTCGACCCTGAGCTGGTGGGCGAGGTGCTGAACACCATACGCCAGCTGGCACAGGAGAAACGCACAATGGTTATCGTTACCCACGAGATGAGTTTCGCTCGTGACGTGGCGGACCGCGCCATTTTCATGGATCAGGGAAGGATCGTGGAGCAGGGGCCGGCAAAACACTTATTTGCCAACCCACAGCAGCCGCGAACCCGTCAGTTCCTTGAAAAATTCCTCATGCAGTAG
- the fliZ gene encoding flagella biosynthesis regulatory protein FliZ has protein sequence MTVQQSKRRPLSRYLKDFKHSQTHCAHCNKLLDRITLVRRGEIVNKIAISRLDTLMDEAAWLEEQKEWVALCRFCGDLHCKEQSDFFDIIGFKQFLFEQTEMSHGTVREYVVRLRRLGQHLTVNNISRDLLKTGYLDENLEPWLPATSTNNYRIALRKYAQYKVQMPGVIKQKAHAGTTSDIY, from the coding sequence ATGACGGTGCAGCAATCTAAAAGACGGCCTTTAAGCCGCTACCTGAAAGACTTTAAACACAGCCAGACGCATTGCGCCCACTGTAACAAGTTACTCGATCGTATCACGCTGGTTCGTCGAGGCGAAATCGTTAATAAGATCGCGATTTCACGCCTCGACACGTTGATGGATGAAGCAGCATGGCTCGAAGAACAAAAAGAGTGGGTGGCACTTTGCCGTTTCTGCGGTGATCTCCACTGCAAAGAGCAAAGCGACTTCTTCGACATTATCGGCTTCAAACAATTCCTGTTTGAACAAACGGAGATGAGCCACGGAACCGTACGCGAATATGTCGTCCGCCTGCGCCGTCTCGGACAACATCTCACCGTGAACAACATCTCCCGCGATCTGCTGAAGACCGGCTATCTGGATGAGAATCTTGAGCCGTGGCTGCCTGCGACCAGCACCAACAACTACCGCATTGCGCTGCGCAAGTATGCACAATATAAGGTACAAATGCCGGGTGTCATAAAGCAGAAAGCCCACGCTGGAACAACTTCTGATATATATTAA
- the tcyL gene encoding cystine ABC transporter permease: protein MQESIQLVIDSLPYLLKGAVFTLQLSIGGMFFGLVLGFVLALMRMSPVLPVRWVARFYISVFRGTPLIAQLFMIYYGLPQFGIELDPIPAAMIGLSLNTAAYTSETLRAAISSIDKGQWEAAASIGMTPWQTLRRAILPQAARVALPPLSNSFISLVKDTSLAATIQVPELFRQAQLITSRTLEVFTMYLAASLIYWVMATVLSALQNYFENQLNRQERDPK, encoded by the coding sequence ATGCAAGAAAGTATTCAACTGGTTATTGATTCCCTGCCGTACCTGCTTAAAGGTGCGGTATTTACGTTACAGCTCAGTATTGGCGGGATGTTCTTCGGACTGGTACTCGGGTTTGTGCTGGCCTTAATGCGTATGTCACCCGTCTTACCAGTACGCTGGGTGGCGCGTTTTTATATCTCTGTGTTTCGCGGCACGCCGCTTATCGCGCAGCTCTTTATGATCTACTACGGTTTACCGCAGTTTGGTATTGAGCTGGATCCGATCCCGGCGGCGATGATTGGTTTGTCGCTCAATACGGCGGCATACACCTCTGAAACGCTGCGTGCGGCAATCTCGTCCATTGATAAAGGGCAGTGGGAAGCGGCGGCCAGTATCGGTATGACGCCCTGGCAAACGCTGCGCAGAGCCATTCTGCCTCAGGCGGCGCGTGTGGCGCTTCCGCCGCTCAGCAACAGCTTTATCAGCCTGGTGAAAGACACGTCGCTGGCGGCCACCATTCAGGTCCCGGAACTGTTCCGTCAGGCGCAGCTTATTACCTCGCGCACCCTGGAAGTGTTCACCATGTATCTGGCGGCCTCGCTGATTTACTGGGTAATGGCGACAGTGTTATCCGCCTTGCAAAACTATTTCGAAAACCAGCTTAACCGCCAGGAGCGTGATCCAAAATGA
- the uvrY gene encoding UvrY/SirA/GacA family response regulator transcription factor, with translation MINVLLVDDHELVRAGIRRILEDIKGIKVAGEACCGEDAVKWCRTNSADVVLMDMNMPGIGGLEATRKIARTFVDTKVIMLTVHTENPLPAKVMQAGAAGYLSKGAAPQEVVNAIRSVFAGQRYIASDIAQQMALSQIEPEKTESPFASLSERELQIMLMITKGQKVNEISEQLNLSPKTVNSYRYRMFSKLNIHGDVELTHLAIRHGLCNAETLLSQ, from the coding sequence TTGATCAACGTCCTTCTTGTTGATGACCACGAACTGGTGCGCGCAGGGATACGACGCATTCTTGAAGATATAAAAGGTATTAAAGTTGCTGGTGAGGCTTGTTGCGGCGAAGATGCCGTAAAATGGTGCCGCACTAATTCAGCCGATGTGGTGTTGATGGATATGAACATGCCCGGTATCGGTGGTCTTGAAGCAACCCGCAAAATCGCGCGTACCTTTGTTGATACAAAAGTCATCATGCTGACCGTGCATACTGAAAACCCGCTGCCCGCGAAAGTGATGCAGGCGGGCGCTGCCGGTTACCTGAGTAAAGGTGCCGCGCCGCAGGAAGTTGTCAATGCTATCCGTTCCGTGTTTGCCGGACAGCGTTACATTGCTTCCGACATTGCTCAGCAGATGGCCCTGAGTCAGATCGAACCCGAGAAAACGGAATCGCCGTTTGCCAGTTTGTCCGAGCGTGAATTGCAGATTATGCTGATGATCACCAAAGGTCAGAAGGTAAATGAGATCTCGGAACAGCTGAATCTTAGCCCGAAAACGGTGAACAGCTATCGTTATCGCATGTTCAGCAAACTGAACATTCATGGTGATGTTGAACTGACTCATCTGGCCATCCGGCATGGTTTATGTAATGCGGAGACGTTGTTAAGTCAGTGA
- the dcyD gene encoding D-cysteine desulfhydrase: MSLQNLTRFPRLEFIGAPTPLEYLPRFSDYLGRDIFIKRDDVTPMAMGGNKLRKLEFLAADALREGADTLITAGAIQSNHVRQTAAVAAKLGLHCVALLENPIGTHAENYLTNGNRLLLDLFNVQVEMVEALTDPTAQLDELATRLEAQGFRPYVIPVGGSNALGALGYVESALEIAQQCEGAVSLSSVVVASGSAGTHAGLAVGLEQLLPDVELIGVTVSRSVADQKPKVVTLQQAVAEQLALKATADIELWDDYFAPGYGTPNEEGMDAVKLLARLEGILLDPVYTGKAMAGLIDGIEQKRFKDEGPILFVHTGGAPALFAYHPHV, translated from the coding sequence ATGTCACTACAGAATTTAACGCGCTTTCCCCGCCTGGAGTTTATCGGCGCGCCGACTCCGCTGGAGTATCTGCCGCGATTTTCTGACTATTTAGGACGCGATATTTTTATCAAGCGCGATGACGTAACGCCGATGGCGATGGGGGGCAATAAGCTGCGTAAGCTGGAGTTTCTGGCCGCTGACGCCCTGCGTGAAGGCGCGGATACGCTCATTACCGCAGGTGCCATTCAGTCTAACCACGTCCGCCAGACCGCCGCGGTGGCCGCAAAGCTGGGTCTCCACTGTGTGGCATTGCTGGAAAACCCAATTGGAACGCACGCAGAAAACTATCTGACTAACGGCAACCGTCTGCTGCTGGATCTGTTTAACGTACAAGTCGAAATGGTCGAGGCATTAACCGACCCGACCGCACAACTTGATGAACTGGCGACGCGTCTGGAAGCGCAGGGTTTTCGTCCCTACGTTATTCCTGTCGGCGGCTCGAATGCGCTGGGCGCGCTGGGGTATGTGGAAAGTGCGCTGGAGATTGCCCAGCAATGCGAGGGAGCGGTCAGCCTCTCTTCTGTCGTTGTTGCTTCCGGCAGTGCAGGTACCCACGCAGGGCTGGCCGTAGGTCTGGAGCAATTATTACCCGATGTCGAGCTTATTGGCGTGACGGTATCGCGTAGCGTCGCGGACCAGAAGCCGAAAGTGGTCACCTTACAGCAGGCGGTGGCAGAGCAACTGGCGTTGAAAGCAACGGCTGATATCGAGCTCTGGGACGATTATTTTGCACCAGGCTACGGCACGCCTAATGAAGAGGGGATGGACGCGGTGAAATTGCTGGCGCGCCTCGAGGGTATACTGCTTGATCCCGTGTATACGGGCAAAGCGATGGCCGGTCTTATCGATGGCATTGAACAGAAGCGCTTTAAGGATGAAGGGCCGATTTTGTTTGTTCACACCGGCGGGGCACCTGCGCTGTTTGCCTACCATCCTCATGTCTAA
- the pgsA gene encoding CDP-diacylglycerol--glycerol-3-phosphate 3-phosphatidyltransferase: MQFNIPTLLTLFRVVLIPFFVLAFYLPVVWAPFACALIFLVAAVTDWFDGYLARRWNQSTRFGAFLDPVADKVMVAIAMVLVAEHYHTWWVTLPAATMIGREIIISALREWMAELGKRSSVAVSWIGKVKTTAQMASLVWMLWRPNAWVEWAGIGLLWVAAVLTLWSMLQYLNAARGDLLDQ; this comes from the coding sequence ATGCAATTTAATATCCCTACGTTGCTCACTCTTTTTCGCGTTGTGCTTATCCCGTTCTTTGTACTGGCGTTTTACCTGCCAGTCGTCTGGGCTCCTTTTGCCTGTGCACTGATTTTCCTGGTGGCTGCGGTTACGGACTGGTTTGACGGTTATCTGGCACGCCGCTGGAACCAAAGCACCCGCTTCGGTGCCTTCCTCGACCCGGTCGCCGATAAGGTCATGGTCGCTATCGCGATGGTGCTGGTGGCTGAGCACTACCACACGTGGTGGGTAACGCTGCCTGCAGCAACCATGATTGGTCGTGAGATCATCATCTCTGCGCTGCGTGAGTGGATGGCGGAGCTGGGTAAGCGCAGCAGCGTCGCGGTATCGTGGATTGGTAAAGTGAAGACCACCGCGCAGATGGCCTCGCTGGTCTGGATGCTCTGGCGTCCAAACGCCTGGGTTGAGTGGGCGGGGATTGGGCTGCTGTGGGTTGCTGCAGTACTGACGCTGTGGTCTATGCTGCAATATTTAAACGCTGCCCGCGGCGATTTGCTTGATCAGTGA
- the fucO gene encoding lactaldehyde reductase has product MAKRMILNETAWFGRGATGMLCDEVKRRGYQKALIVTDRTLIQCGVVAKVTDKLDEAGLAWEIYSGVLPNPTIGIVQEGLGVFQNSGADYLIAIGGGSPQDTCKAIGIISNNPAFKDVRSLEGLSPTRNPSVPVLAIPTTAGTAAEVTINYVITDEEKRRKFVCVDPHDIPQVAFIDADMMDGMPPVLKAATGVDALTHAIEGYITRGAWALTDALHIKAIEIIAGALRDSVKGDRDAVEAMALGQYVAGMGFSNVGLGLVHGMAHPLGAFYDTPHGVANAILLPHIMRYNADFTGDKFRDIARAMGVKVEGLSLADARNAAVDAVFRLNHDVGIPLHLHEAGVQKEDIPMLAQAAYDDVCTAGNPREASLADISELYHTAW; this is encoded by the coding sequence ATGGCGAAAAGAATGATTTTGAACGAAACGGCCTGGTTTGGCCGGGGCGCGACAGGGATGCTTTGCGATGAGGTAAAGCGTCGCGGCTATCAAAAAGCGCTGATTGTCACCGACAGGACGCTGATACAGTGTGGCGTGGTGGCGAAGGTCACGGATAAGCTGGACGAGGCGGGGTTGGCCTGGGAAATATACTCCGGCGTGCTTCCTAACCCGACAATCGGAATAGTACAGGAAGGACTGGGTGTTTTTCAGAACAGCGGCGCAGATTACCTTATCGCTATCGGGGGCGGCTCACCTCAGGATACCTGTAAGGCAATCGGCATTATCAGCAATAACCCGGCGTTTAAGGATGTTCGTAGCCTTGAAGGCCTGTCCCCAACCCGTAACCCCAGCGTACCCGTTCTGGCCATTCCCACTACAGCCGGAACAGCGGCTGAAGTGACCATTAACTACGTGATCACTGATGAAGAGAAGCGGCGTAAATTTGTTTGCGTCGATCCGCACGACATTCCGCAGGTGGCTTTTATCGATGCAGATATGATGGACGGTATGCCGCCAGTGCTGAAAGCAGCAACCGGCGTTGATGCGCTGACCCATGCGATTGAAGGGTATATTACCCGGGGTGCATGGGCCTTAACCGATGCGCTACACATCAAGGCGATTGAGATTATTGCCGGCGCGCTGCGCGATTCAGTCAAGGGCGATCGAGATGCCGTCGAGGCGATGGCGCTGGGCCAGTATGTTGCCGGCATGGGCTTTTCCAACGTTGGCCTGGGGCTGGTTCACGGTATGGCGCATCCGCTGGGTGCTTTTTATGACACACCGCACGGCGTGGCGAATGCCATTTTGCTGCCTCATATCATGCGTTACAACGCTGACTTTACCGGCGATAAATTCCGCGATATTGCACGGGCGATGGGCGTGAAGGTTGAAGGGCTGAGCCTTGCAGACGCGCGCAATGCTGCCGTGGATGCCGTCTTCAGGCTTAATCACGATGTGGGCATCCCGCTCCATCTGCATGAGGCTGGAGTACAAAAAGAAGATATCCCGATGCTGGCCCAGGCGGCATATGATGATGTCTGTACTGCCGGCAACCCACGGGAAGCGAGCCTGGCAGATATTAGCGAGCTGTACCATACCGCCTGGTAG
- the fucA gene encoding L-fuculose-phosphate aldolase, with product MERNRLARQIIDTCLEMTRLGLNQGTAGNVSVRYQDGILITPTGIPYEKLTESHIVYIDADGQHEQGKLPSSEWRFHMAAYQTRPDAQAVVHNHAVHCTAVSILNRPIPAIHYMIAAAGGNSIPCAPYATFGTRELSDYVAFALRNRKATLLQHHGLIACEANLEKALWLAHEVEVLAQLYLCTLAITDPVPVLDDDAIAIVLEKFKTYGLRIEE from the coding sequence ATGGAACGAAATAGACTGGCGCGGCAGATTATTGATACCTGCCTGGAAATGACCCGCCTGGGGTTAAATCAGGGCACGGCTGGCAACGTCAGCGTGCGCTATCAGGACGGGATATTGATAACGCCAACGGGGATCCCCTATGAAAAACTGACAGAGTCACACATCGTTTATATTGATGCCGACGGTCAGCATGAACAGGGCAAATTGCCTTCCAGCGAGTGGCGTTTCCATATGGCCGCCTACCAGACGCGTCCGGATGCGCAGGCGGTGGTGCATAACCATGCGGTGCACTGTACCGCCGTGTCTATTCTTAACCGCCCTATCCCGGCCATTCATTACATGATTGCCGCCGCAGGCGGTAATTCCATACCCTGCGCGCCATATGCCACATTTGGGACACGCGAGTTGTCCGACTATGTCGCCTTTGCCCTCAGGAACCGCAAAGCAACGCTGTTACAGCACCACGGCTTAATTGCCTGTGAAGCAAATCTGGAAAAAGCCTTGTGGCTGGCGCATGAAGTTGAAGTACTGGCACAACTGTACCTTTGCACGCTGGCAATAACGGATCCGGTCCCGGTACTGGATGACGATGCTATCGCCATTGTACTGGAAAAATTCAAAACCTACGGACTGCGCATTGAAGAATGA
- the tcyJ gene encoding cystine ABC transporter substrate-binding protein, with translation MKLALLGRQALMGVMAVALVAGMSVKTFAAENLLNKVKERGTLLVGLEGTYPPFSFQGDDGKLTGFEVEFAQELAKHLGVKASIKPTKWDGMLASLDSKRIDVVINQVTISDERKKKYDFSTPYTVSGIQALVKKGNEGTIKTAADLKGKKVGVGLGTNYEEWLRQNVQGVDIRTYDDDPTKYQDLRVGRIDAILVDRLAALDLVKKTNNTLAVAGDAFSRQESGVAVRKGNDDLVKAIDSAIADMQKDGSLKALSEKWFGADVTK, from the coding sequence ATGAAATTAGCACTTCTGGGTCGTCAGGCGCTGATGGGTGTAATGGCAGTCGCGCTGGTCGCGGGTATGAGCGTGAAAACGTTCGCCGCAGAAAATCTGCTGAATAAAGTGAAAGAGCGCGGTACGCTGCTGGTCGGGCTGGAAGGAACCTATCCTCCGTTCAGCTTCCAGGGCGATGACGGTAAACTCACCGGTTTTGAAGTGGAATTTGCACAGGAACTGGCGAAACACCTTGGCGTGAAAGCCTCCATCAAACCGACCAAATGGGACGGTATGCTGGCGTCGCTGGATTCCAAACGTATTGATGTGGTGATTAACCAGGTGACCATTTCTGACGAGCGTAAGAAGAAGTATGACTTCTCCACGCCGTACACCGTGTCCGGTATCCAGGCGCTGGTGAAGAAAGGTAACGAAGGCACCATCAAAACGGCCGCTGACCTGAAAGGCAAAAAAGTCGGTGTCGGTCTGGGGACCAACTATGAAGAGTGGCTGCGCCAGAACGTTCAGGGTGTGGATATCCGCACTTACGATGATGACCCGACAAAATACCAGGATCTCCGCGTAGGTCGTATTGATGCGATTCTGGTTGACCGTCTGGCCGCGCTGGATCTGGTGAAGAAAACCAACAATACCCTGGCGGTAGCCGGTGATGCGTTCTCTCGTCAGGAATCCGGTGTAGCTGTTCGTAAAGGCAACGACGACCTGGTTAAAGCGATTGACTCCGCGATTGCTGACATGCAAAAAGACGGCAGCCTGAAAGCCCTTTCTGAGAAGTGGTTCGGGGCAGACGTCACGAAATAA